From Triticum aestivum cultivar Chinese Spring chromosome 7B, IWGSC CS RefSeq v2.1, whole genome shotgun sequence:
AATCATGCAAAGTCAGTTCTTATGCACATTCGGATCGAGTTTGAGTAACATGTGTAAAGATAAGTTTCATGCTTAGGAACCTCAAACTTGACAATGATTACACCAACATTATGCGGCATTTGATTACTGAGGTTTTAATCCGAGAGATGCTGAAATTTCAAATTGGTCGCTAGTTCTGACTTCTGACAGAAACTATCAAATTTCACCATGATCCATCATTAATTGGACATCAATAAACCAGCTATGCAAACATACCAATATGAACTCCATGGATTTTGATGACATAGCTCAGCGAGTGAAACCCCACTAAAATCTTTCAGTTGACCTCCTGAACTACCAATAAATATCTGAAATGCCCCATATCTGTAAATGATTTTTGACATACCTTGCTTTTGTGGGTCTGCTTGTTGCACAAGATCTACACCCTCCTTGTGCAGATTTGCAGCTTGTAGTTTTGGACTCAATATCATATTCCCGTACCACACAGAAGATGATTTCTTCAGCCTCGACCATGTGCTTTATAGAAGAATAATAGAAGTGTCCAAGAAAAACATCTTATTCGAAAACCTAATTATAGTACCGCCTTAACTATATAGCCTAACTCAAGTCTCTAGGAAAAGCCAAGTCGGAGACCATGGTCCGTCGCCGGCAGCGGGCGCCGCCACAGCCTTCGACGGCAACGGCGTCACTGTCTGATCTGCCATGTTATACACGCCAGAGTCTAGAAAGGGGTTCTCACAGATTTCCTCTTCGGATTCAGAGATGTCTGTATCTGTGTGATCCTCGTTTACAAAGTAGATGCAATCTTCTCGAGCTCCGACACCGCTAGATTGATCCCCGGCGGAGAGAGACTGCGAGCAGCCTTCGCTGACAAAAAGCGCGCGCCCCATCAACGTATCGACCTCGGTCCAGAGTCCACATCCGCTGCTCAGCTCCGTTGCCGCGAAGACCTTGAAGAGACGAGTCCGCTTCTCAATCCCTGAGTCTACCGGGAACATCGGCGGCTGGTAGATCCTTCGTTCCACCATCAGCAGCCGGTCGCCGGAGACGACGAGATAGTTCCGCTGCACGTACATGTCCGTCGCGTAAGCATTAAACGATTCGTGCCCGTGGAATCGGGTACCGGGGATGGCTGTCTGCTCGCGGCCGTCGTCCAGGACACGGAGCTCATGCTGCTGTCCGTATTCCTCGTCTTGTGTGTCGAGGAGGACGTAGAGCTTTCCTTTGAAGAGCGCGATGTCGCTGACGAAGCTGTCTTCAGGCGCCGTCCACTCCGTCGTGGAGCAACTCGTGGTGTCCCATGGCTGCCCACGTATGGAGATGATGACTTTCGTGGTCGTGGAGCTGTTGATGCTGAGCTTTTTGGAGTCCACCAGGGCGGCGACGAGGTGATCGGACATTAACACCTTCCGGACGGTCGGGTTTTCTCGGAACCAGTCGCCGGCCTCAGGGACAGGGGTCGTCATTACCGGAGAAGGGTTCATCAGGCAGCACTTGTTGTCGCCGTGCACGAGGAAGAGCGCGCTGCCGGTGGAGACTCGGCTCGAGGCGTCGTCCGCGACGGGCAGGCGGTGCACGGCGCCGTCGGGGAGGCTGAGGAAGGTGCCATCGCAGAGGGCGAGCCACGGGAGCAGCGTGGGTAGCGGACGCAGCAGCCGCGCGCTGGAGCGCCATGGGCggcagacggcggcgaggcggacgcGGTCGGCGTGCGACGGCAGCCGCGAGAGCACGACCCCCAACATCTCCGGCTGGAGATCCGGCCATGGGACCAGGTCTCATATAAAGCAGGTGAGACCCGTCTTGATGGATGACAtatggcattcacaaatcacaaagcatctaatctgtTCCCCCCTGATTTCAGATGGGGTGGGGTAAATGCTTTGTGATTTATGAATGTCACGTGTCATTtatcaggatgggtctcacctgctaatccgtgagacctggtctcatagaattttttTCCCCGCCGCAAGAGCCTCCCGACGCGGCCATCGTCGTGGCCTCGTGGGATACGTCCTCTTTAAACAGAGCGATCGATCTGAGGGCGAGTCCGTCCCAATATACCTACCATACTACTATGTGAAAGAAGATCTCGTAACTCATTCCGGATCCCATCGATCCCGTTTTTCTCGTTGGATTTTCTGTTGAGACCAGGCTATGCACGAAAGAATCAAAGAAGAAATTGTATGGATCTTGATGTAGGATCTTTATGAATATAAGTCTTTCAGTTGACTGAGACGTAGCAAGACTGATCAGAGAACGAAATCCAAGCGTCAGCTTCACCTCACCGTCGTCGTCTTCAGCAAAGGTTGATGCGGCGGTGCTGCCAAGAAATCGCTCCTGTAGCTGTATGCTAACAGTACAGTACCAAATTCTTCCAACTTTTCAGAACAGAAACGCGGTACATCATTATCTTCGTGGCCTATCATCAACACGGTGCTCTCCTCACAGTGAACATGATCTAGGAGATTCCTTGAGTTTTTTCACCAGAGGAAAAAAGTTTGTTCATGTAAAGGTAATATCCACTCAGACAATAGACCAAGTTGCTATAATAAAAGACTTGAACGTTCGAATATTTCCCATTATTAAGATTATACATAGGATTTAAGTACACACAAACGTACCAACTGAGATCACAGGTCACTGGGATAAACATAAGCAGAATTGGTTGGTCCCAAAGTTGTAGCAGAGCAAGTTGGGAGTACGCATGAGGATTCCAAGCAGAACAAACATTGCTTCGTTGATCACATAGCTGCCGAAGGGAAAACCCATGCCGGACGCCACTGCCCAACACGCTCTAGCGGCACAGCTGCTGTCTCTGACATCAATGGTGTGATCATCCCATTCCTGACGTTGTATACACCGGAGTCGCGAAGAGGATTTGCAGAAGAGCTCGGCAAGGGATAGTCACACATGAAGTAGATGCAATCCTCTTGGTATTCACTGCATTCTGCAGGGGGCAGGGACTTGGAGCCATGTTGGCCAAGAAAGAGTGCATGGCCACCCAAATCATGGACCCTTCTCCATCGACGACGGGGGCTGCTCTGCAAATCTGCCTCAAAGACCTCAAGTGCAGCCGTGCGTTTATCTTCAAAGCCATCGTCACTTGCAGAAATGTTCACCCGGTGAATCCATCGTGTCACCATCAACAGTCTACCACCACATTCAACTAGATACTCCCTTATAGTAAATGGATCCCCTGGGGCCAAGGGTTGAGGAACTAAACTTAAATCACCCAAAGAGTCAATTATGCTCTCGAAGGATGAAATAACAAGGTCATCGTCCAGCTCAAATATCAAAAGCTGGCCAACTCCGCTCAACGCGTACAACTTTCCATCAAAGAATGCAATATCTGAAAGTCTAGTTATTGGATACCTGTCACCTCTGAGTGAGTCAGTGGCGATTGGGGGCTGGCTAATGCAAAGTGTGCGGCAATTAGAATCATCCATGATTAGCGCAGCAACCAAGGAATTGGGTGATGAGTCCAGCGGTGAGGGCACCACCAACTTATAGAAAATTGGCTTAAATCTGGAGCAGGGACCTATCACACGCTTCCATTCTCTGGCTAGCTTAGGAAGCTCCAGCGTGGTATTGGAGAAAGGGTTCATCAATGAGCATACATCATCATTGTGCGTGAGAAATAGCCAGTTGTCAATGGAGCCTTGGCAACAAGCGCCTTCTGGTATAGGCATGCGGTGAATTTCACCACCAGGAATGTTGAGGAAGGTGCCATCGGGGAGAGTGAGCCATGGGAATGGGAGGGGAAGGTGCTGCTCCAAACTATTAGAGCGCCATGGTTGACATACTGCTCTCAGACGAACACGATCAGCCAGGACGGGGAGGCGCTTGAGGATAAGGCCCAGGAGTTCCGACTGAAGATCTGACCAAGGCCGAGACTGTGGAGCCTCCATGATGCAGTCTACAGAAATGTCATCAGACTCATAGTAAAAACACAGTAAAAAAATGCAACTAGCAATACATATGTTTGCACTATTTCTCTATCAAAGGCTATCAGCTCAACTTATTAGAAAGCTCAGGAAGTTCAACGTATTCCTTTGGTGGAAGCATTCATTCATTTGATTCAAATGGATGGAGCAAAACAAAAATGCAGGAACCCGTTGAAATAGGACAGTTTCCTTTGGTGGCACTATTCACTCATTTGATGAAATGAACAGAGCAAAACAGAAATAGAGGAAAATTTCCTCTGATACCAGTTTTAAGTTAAACTCGGTAATATTACAATCCACTCAGATCTCTTTGCTATAATTTCTATGATTTCACTGGTGTATTACGTTTCTGTATGTTTTATCCCCGTTAAagtgtgaatcaaacacccaagtTCACAAAAGTACAGTGTTTCCCAATCCTCTGTTTTGTGCATGTATTCCTGTCAATTTCAATTCATATGTTGTTCCTATCTCCATATGTGCAGAATTATGTGAATCAAAGAGGCTATAACTAGTACAACTACATTCGAAGTACCACGTAGTCATGTACTCAGCGCAGTACACAGTACAACAGCTGCAGGGCCACATATTTGTCATGGTAAAGTAACAACTGTGACTAAGCTTATGCTTGTTTTAGAGTATGAATATTTCTTTTTATTGGATAAAGTGGCGGCGCATGACTAAAACTGAAAGAGGATCATGTGATTCCTTTCCTGTAACTAGAAATCCCAACATAGCAACATGAGTATGCGAAACGTGAAGGAATTGTGCTGTCAGTTCATCATGTGAAACATAGATCGCCTAGTGATAGCACGCCGTCGACTTTAATTAAAATTTGTTTACATGGAAGGCCAGAGGGCATTCTATCTATTAAGTAAAATGTGTAGAAAAAGAAGTGTCGTGCCATCTTATTCAAGGAATACAGGCTGAAACTTAGGTTGTGCATCAGAGATACGTTTATTACTGAATATCTGTGGTTCCACATCAGACCGAAACTCCAGGAACAAGCTTAGATCGATTGGTCCATTTTCTTCCCGAAGGACATGCAGAAACAGTGAAAAGTGCGCATCTGAACCAAGCATATATGCCTAATCATTTGTGCCAATCATAAATCCACTAAAATAAACAATTTTGTTAGGTAAAATAGCAATCTTCGAAAGAGCACCATTTAAGAACTTGTAGTTTACACCAGGTGAATACTACATCACCAAGCATAGATTAGATATACTAAAAGAAACAGGGTTGGTCAATGAACCATAGCCGTAAAAATTACATAGGCAGATAGAGGAGGCAAGGAGAAAGGGCCTCACTCTTGACTCTTGAGGGCCTGGTCGTCGATAGGGGAGGGTGGCGACCCGATTCGGTCGCCCGCAGTTGAACAGAACAGTCTCCGGCGGCTTGGGAATCTCAGGCGGCGCTCACATTGGCGAGGAGCTAGGGTTCGGAACCTGTTCGGAAGGGGAAGAAGACCTGGGTTCGCATTTTATCCTggaatttcaagatgatatgccggctcagtctcttagAGGTGCTTATTAAGGGTAGGAAGGGCGTGTGTACATTCATAGGGATCAGTGTATGCACgtttatatgagcgcttgcgtccgtACTGTGCTAAAAACACACACATCTAAACTAGACATGGGCATGGTCCA
This genomic window contains:
- the LOC123157729 gene encoding uncharacterized protein; translation: MAASGGSCGGEKNSMRPDLVPWPDLQPEMLGVVLSRLPSHADRVRLAAVCRPWRSSARLLRPLPTLLPWLALCDGTFLSLPDGAVHRLPVADDASSRVSTGSALFLVHGDNKCCLMNPSPVMTTPVPEAGDWFRENPTVRKVLMSDHLVAALVDSKKLSINSSTTTKVIISIRGQPWDTTSCSTTEWTAPEDSFVSDIALFKGKLYVLLDTQDEEYGQQHELRVLDDGREQTAIPGTRFHGHESFNAYATDMYVQRNYLVVSGDRLLMVERRIYQPPMFPVDSGIEKRTRLFKVFAATELSSGCGLWTEVDTLMGRALFVSEGCSQSLSAGDQSSGVGAREDCIYFVNEDHTDTDISESEEEICENPFLDSGVYNMADQTVTPLPSKAVAAPAAGDGPWSPTWLFLET
- the LOC123161305 gene encoding uncharacterized protein, yielding MEAPQSRPWSDLQSELLGLILKRLPVLADRVRLRAVCQPWRSNSLEQHLPLPFPWLTLPDGTFLNIPGGEIHRMPIPEGACCQGSIDNWLFLTHNDDVCSLMNPFSNTTLELPKLAREWKRVIGPCSRFKPIFYKLVVPSPLDSSPNSLVAALIMDDSNCRTLCISQPPIATDSLRGDRYPITRLSDIAFFDGKLYALSGVGQLLIFELDDDLVISSFESIIDSLGDLSLVPQPLAPGDPFTIREYLVECGGRLLMVTRWIHRVNISASDDGFEDKRTAALEVFEADLQSSPRRRWRRVHDLGGHALFLGQHGSKSLPPAECSEYQEDCIYFMCDYPLPSSSANPLRDSGVYNVRNGMITPLMSETAAVPLERVGQWRPAWVFPSAAM